The following coding sequences lie in one Stenotrophomonas rhizophila genomic window:
- the motD gene encoding flagellar motor protein MotD, with amino-acid sequence MARRKHHEEHANHEAWAIPYADLMTLLLAFFVVMYAISSLNEGKYRVMADALTTAFGGAPRTINPVQVGNQQVQGGGWDSPSVIKAGNRVGPAAPAPSNDPTLLPAMASQMRMPVSVRNQEQLQRAERQLNTIADKLTATLAPLIERGMITVRRTELWIEVEINSDILFPTGSATLDVHARDTLSKLAQVLREAPNGVRVEGHTDNIPIATPLFPSNWELSAGRAASVVHLFADQGLQPSRLAMVGYGQFRPREDNASAEGRNRNRRVMVIILADTAQGVDPIGPQLTAESDPATPGKTPSVTPIAPVQLPPVPAGSRVGAAVSPAMKE; translated from the coding sequence ATGGCCCGTCGCAAGCATCACGAAGAGCATGCCAACCATGAGGCCTGGGCCATTCCCTATGCCGACCTCATGACGCTGCTGCTCGCCTTCTTCGTGGTGATGTACGCCATCTCCTCGCTCAATGAAGGCAAGTACCGGGTCATGGCCGATGCGCTGACCACCGCCTTCGGCGGCGCGCCGCGCACCATCAACCCGGTGCAGGTGGGCAACCAGCAGGTGCAGGGCGGCGGCTGGGACAGCCCGTCGGTGATCAAGGCCGGCAACCGCGTCGGCCCGGCCGCACCGGCCCCGTCCAACGACCCCACCCTGCTGCCGGCGATGGCCTCGCAGATGCGCATGCCGGTCTCGGTGCGCAACCAGGAACAGCTGCAGCGCGCCGAGCGCCAGCTCAACACCATCGCCGACAAGCTCACCGCCACGCTGGCACCGCTGATCGAGCGCGGCATGATCACCGTGCGCCGCACCGAGCTGTGGATCGAGGTGGAGATCAACAGCGACATCCTGTTCCCCACCGGCTCGGCCACGCTGGACGTGCACGCACGCGACACCCTGTCCAAGCTGGCCCAGGTGCTGCGCGAGGCGCCCAACGGCGTCCGCGTGGAAGGCCACACCGACAACATTCCGATCGCCACCCCGTTGTTCCCCTCCAACTGGGAACTCTCGGCCGGGCGCGCGGCCAGCGTGGTCCACCTGTTCGCCGACCAGGGCCTGCAGCCGTCGCGGCTGGCGATGGTCGGCTACGGTCAGTTCCGCCCGCGCGAAGACAATGCCAGCGCCGAAGGGCGCAACCGCAACCGGCGCGTGATGGTGATAATCCTGGCCGACACCGCCCAGGGCGTGGATCCGATCGGGCCGCAGTTGACCGCCGAATCGGACCCGGCCACGCCCGGCAAGACCCCCTCCGTAACCCCCATCGCACCGGTGCAGTTGCCACCGGTGCCGGCCGGCAGCCGTGTGGGCGCCGCCGTCTCCCCTGCAATGAAGGAGTGA
- a CDS encoding flagellar motor protein, protein MDRLSLIGLFLALASLVGGSILKGAGLASLWSPAAFVIVIVGTIASILLHTSPAVFKHAFKIVRWVILPPSSDRHELIKQIVEWSNIARRQGLLGLEAQVDAQNDPFLRKGLQLLVDGVEPETIRHMMEIELSSQEHQDLAASKVFEGMGIYAPTLGIIGAVLGLIAVMKNLADPSKLGHGIAAAFTATIYGIASANLLFLPVSAKLKSVIHHNSRDREMIIEGLISIAQGENPRNIETNLSGFLH, encoded by the coding sequence ATGGACAGACTCAGCCTCATCGGACTTTTCCTCGCCCTGGCCTCACTGGTCGGCGGCAGCATCCTCAAGGGAGCCGGCCTGGCATCACTGTGGTCGCCGGCCGCCTTCGTGATCGTGATCGTCGGCACCATCGCCTCCATCCTGCTGCACACCTCGCCGGCGGTGTTCAAGCACGCCTTCAAGATTGTGCGCTGGGTCATCCTGCCGCCGAGCAGCGACCGCCACGAGCTGATCAAGCAGATCGTGGAATGGAGCAACATCGCCCGCCGCCAGGGCCTGCTCGGCCTGGAAGCCCAGGTGGACGCACAGAATGACCCGTTCCTGCGCAAGGGCCTGCAGCTTCTGGTGGACGGCGTGGAGCCGGAAACCATCCGCCACATGATGGAAATCGAACTGAGCAGCCAGGAGCACCAGGACCTTGCCGCGTCCAAGGTGTTCGAGGGCATGGGCATCTACGCCCCCACCCTGGGCATCATCGGCGCGGTGCTGGGCCTGATCGCGGTGATGAAGAACCTGGCCGACCCGAGCAAGCTCGGCCACGGCATCGCCGCGGCATTCACCGCCACCATCTACGGCATCGCCTCGGCCAACCTGCTGTTCCTGCCGGTGTCGGCCAAGCTGAAGAGCGTGATCCACCACAACAGCCGCGACCGCGAAATGATCATCGAAGGCCTGATCTCGATCGCGCAGGGCGAAAACCCGCGCAACATCGAAACCAACCTCTCCGGGTTCCTGCACTGA